A portion of the Streptomyces sp. NBC_00376 genome contains these proteins:
- a CDS encoding UBP-type zinc finger domain-containing protein — MSDCSHLSVLPRPEPAPLSATCPGCLAAGTHPVQLRLCLVCGHVGCCDSSPLQHATGHFKETGHPVMRSFEPGESWRWCFEDGSIV; from the coding sequence ATGAGTGACTGCTCTCACCTGTCCGTACTGCCGCGCCCCGAACCGGCCCCGCTCAGCGCGACCTGCCCGGGGTGCCTCGCCGCGGGCACCCACCCCGTGCAGCTGCGACTCTGTCTGGTCTGCGGCCATGTCGGCTGCTGCGACTCGTCACCCCTCCAGCACGCCACGGGACACTTCAAGGAGACCGGCCATCCGGTGATGCGGAGCTTCGAACCCGGCGAGAGCTGGCGATGGTGCTTCGAGGACGGTTCGATCGTCTGA
- a CDS encoding diacylglycerol/lipid kinase family protein, giving the protein MRALLVVNPAATTTSARTRDVLIHALASEMKLEAVTTEYRGHARDLGRRAADADDIDLVVALGGDGTVNEVVNGLLHNGPDLDSLPSLAVVPGGSTNVFARALGLPNDAVEATGAILDALANRTERTVGLGLAAGTPGTEDESVPKRWFTFCAGLGFDAGVVGRVEQQRERGKRSTHALYVRQVVRQFIDEPHRRKGVMTLETPGQEPVTDLALSIISNTAPWSYLGNRPLYASPKATFDTGLDVLGLKRLSTPAVARYGTQLLTSSPEKGPSGKHAVSLHDLTDFTLHSKVPLPFQMDGDHLGVRTSVTFTGVRRALRVIV; this is encoded by the coding sequence ATGCGCGCACTCCTCGTGGTCAATCCAGCTGCTACCACCACCAGTGCGCGGACCCGTGATGTGCTCATCCATGCGCTGGCCAGCGAGATGAAGCTGGAGGCCGTGACCACCGAATACCGCGGTCACGCCCGGGACCTGGGGCGACGGGCCGCGGACGCCGACGACATCGATCTGGTGGTCGCCCTGGGCGGCGACGGCACGGTCAACGAGGTCGTCAACGGCCTGCTCCACAACGGTCCCGATCTGGACAGCCTGCCGAGCCTCGCGGTGGTTCCCGGCGGCTCCACCAATGTGTTCGCGCGCGCCCTGGGGCTGCCCAACGACGCGGTGGAGGCGACCGGGGCGATCCTGGACGCGCTCGCCAACCGGACCGAACGCACGGTCGGCCTCGGGCTGGCGGCCGGCACCCCCGGCACCGAGGACGAGTCGGTCCCGAAACGCTGGTTCACCTTCTGCGCCGGACTCGGGTTCGACGCGGGCGTGGTCGGCCGCGTCGAACAGCAGCGCGAACGAGGCAAGCGTTCGACGCACGCGCTGTACGTGCGCCAGGTGGTCCGGCAGTTCATCGACGAGCCGCACCGCAGAAAGGGCGTGATGACCCTGGAGACCCCGGGGCAGGAGCCGGTCACCGATCTGGCGCTGTCCATAATCTCCAACACCGCCCCCTGGTCCTACCTGGGCAATCGCCCGCTGTATGCGTCCCCGAAGGCCACCTTCGACACCGGACTGGACGTGCTCGGGCTGAAGCGGCTCTCCACTCCGGCGGTCGCCCGGTACGGCACCCAGCTGCTCACTTCGAGCCCGGAGAAGGGCCCGTCCGGAAAGCACGCTGTTTCACTTCATGACCTCACGGACTTCACCTTGCATTCAAAGGTTCCACTGCCCTTCCAGATGGACGGCGACCACCTGGGAGTGCGCACAAGTGTGACGTTCACAGGCGTACGCCGTGCACTGCGTGTGATTGTGTGA
- a CDS encoding globin domain-containing protein — protein MLSETSTATVRATLPAVGAAVGDIADLFYRKLFDAHPELLRDLFNRGNQASGAQRQALAGSIAAFATQLIEHPGTRPDVMLGRIAHKHASLGVTPAQYDIVHTHLFAAIAEVLGDAVTPEVAAAWDEVYWLMAGALISIEERLYAQQGVVAGDVWREWEVVTRIEETADVATFQLRPADGAPAPAFRPGQYVSVQVELPDGARQIRQYSLSCAPGSRLRSITVKRVRGGGSPDGEVSRHLHTEVEAGDVLRVSAPYGDLVLDSADAPLLLASAGIGCTPMLSMLEHLAATGHRAPVTVVHGDRSPATHAMRTDHALLTGKLPESAAHFWYEDPEPGHPADRTGLVDLSGLAVAPGTHAYLCGPLPFMRAVRTQLLAKGIPAADIHYEVFGPDMWLAQG, from the coding sequence ATGCTCTCCGAGACGTCGACCGCCACCGTCCGCGCCACCCTGCCCGCCGTGGGCGCGGCCGTCGGAGACATCGCCGATCTCTTCTACCGCAAGCTCTTCGACGCCCACCCCGAGCTGCTGCGCGATCTCTTCAACCGCGGCAACCAGGCGTCCGGCGCCCAGCGGCAGGCCCTCGCGGGCTCCATCGCCGCCTTCGCGACGCAGCTGATCGAGCACCCGGGCACCCGCCCCGACGTGATGCTCGGCCGGATCGCCCACAAGCACGCCTCGCTCGGCGTCACCCCCGCCCAGTACGACATCGTGCACACCCACCTCTTCGCCGCCATCGCCGAAGTGCTCGGCGACGCGGTCACCCCGGAGGTGGCCGCCGCCTGGGACGAGGTCTACTGGCTGATGGCCGGCGCCCTGATCTCGATCGAGGAGCGGCTGTACGCGCAGCAGGGCGTCGTCGCCGGCGACGTGTGGCGCGAGTGGGAGGTGGTCACCCGGATCGAGGAGACCGCCGATGTCGCCACCTTCCAGCTCCGCCCCGCCGACGGAGCGCCCGCGCCCGCCTTCCGGCCCGGCCAGTACGTCTCCGTACAGGTGGAACTCCCGGACGGGGCCCGCCAGATACGCCAGTACAGCCTCTCCTGCGCCCCCGGCTCCCGGCTCCGCTCGATCACCGTCAAGCGGGTGCGGGGCGGCGGCTCGCCGGACGGCGAGGTCTCCCGCCACCTGCACACCGAGGTGGAGGCCGGTGACGTGCTGCGCGTCTCCGCCCCGTACGGCGATCTCGTGCTCGACTCCGCCGACGCACCGCTCCTGCTCGCCTCCGCGGGCATCGGCTGCACCCCGATGCTCTCGATGCTGGAGCACCTCGCGGCGACCGGTCACCGCGCCCCGGTCACCGTCGTGCACGGCGACCGCTCCCCCGCCACCCACGCGATGCGCACCGACCACGCCCTGCTCACCGGCAAACTCCCCGAATCCGCCGCCCACTTCTGGTACGAGGACCCCGAGCCCGGCCACCCGGCCGACCGCACCGGCCTGGTCGACCTGAGCGGCCTCGCCGTCGCCCCCGGCACCCACGCCTACCTCTGCGGCCCGCTGCCCTTCATGCGTGCCGTACGCACCCAGCTGCTGGCCAAGGGCATCCCGGCGGCCGACATCCACTACGAGGTGTTCGGCCCCGACATGTGGCTGGCACAGGGCTGA
- a CDS encoding WhiB family transcriptional regulator, whose product MDWRHNAVCREEDPELFFPIGNTGPALLQIEEAKAVCRRCPVMEQCLQWALESGQDSGVWGGLSEDERRAMKRRAARNRARNASA is encoded by the coding sequence ATGGACTGGCGTCACAACGCCGTTTGTCGTGAGGAAGACCCCGAGCTGTTCTTCCCCATCGGCAACACCGGTCCTGCGCTGCTGCAGATCGAGGAAGCCAAGGCCGTCTGCCGTCGCTGCCCCGTCATGGAGCAGTGCCTGCAGTGGGCGCTCGAGTCCGGCCAGGACTCCGGCGTCTGGGGTGGCCTCAGCGAGGACGAGCGCCGCGCGATGAAGCGCCGCGCCGCTCGCAACCGGGCGCGTAACGCCAGCGCCTGA
- a CDS encoding 1-aminocyclopropane-1-carboxylate deaminase/D-cysteine desulfhydrase: MPSEALDLSRLRPVLPSPLQPVEDERFARHGVRLLLKRDDLIHPDLPGNKWRKLSLNLRAAAGRTVLTFGGAYSNHLRATAAAGRLLGFPTVGVVRGDELAGRPLNPSLARCAADGMTLHFVDRATYRAKGDPEVLAGLLSLFGECCVVPEGGSNALAAQGCAELGRELRGAADVVAVACGTGGTLAGLAAGLAPGQRALGVPVLRGGFLGDAVRGLQEEAFGGPAGAWSLDERFHFGGYARTTPALHAFADDFEQRHGLPVERLYVAKLLYALTELAGEGVFPPGTALAAVVTGGPQAASDSSR; this comes from the coding sequence ATGCCCTCCGAAGCCCTCGACCTCTCCCGGCTGCGGCCGGTGCTCCCCTCGCCCCTGCAGCCGGTCGAGGACGAGCGCTTCGCCCGCCACGGCGTCCGGCTGCTGCTCAAGCGGGACGATCTGATCCACCCCGATCTGCCCGGCAACAAATGGCGCAAGCTCTCCCTCAATCTGCGGGCCGCCGCCGGGCGCACCGTGCTGACCTTCGGCGGCGCCTACTCCAACCATCTGCGGGCCACCGCCGCCGCCGGGCGGCTGCTCGGCTTTCCCACCGTCGGGGTGGTACGCGGCGACGAACTGGCCGGCCGGCCGCTGAACCCCTCGCTCGCCCGGTGCGCCGCCGACGGGATGACCCTGCACTTCGTGGACCGTGCGACGTACCGCGCGAAGGGTGATCCGGAGGTTCTGGCGGGGCTGCTGAGCCTCTTCGGGGAGTGCTGTGTCGTCCCGGAGGGCGGCAGCAACGCCCTGGCCGCACAGGGGTGCGCGGAGCTGGGGCGCGAGCTGCGTGGAGCGGCCGACGTCGTCGCGGTGGCCTGCGGCACCGGGGGTACCCTCGCCGGGCTCGCCGCCGGGCTCGCGCCGGGGCAGCGCGCCCTCGGCGTTCCGGTGCTGCGCGGCGGCTTCCTGGGGGACGCGGTGCGCGGACTCCAGGAGGAGGCGTTCGGCGGCCCGGCCGGGGCCTGGTCGCTGGACGAGCGCTTCCACTTCGGCGGCTACGCCCGTACGACCCCGGCACTGCACGCCTTCGCCGACGACTTCGAGCAGCGGCACGGCCTGCCCGTCGAGCGGCTCTACGTGGCCAAGCTGCTGTACGCGCTCACCGAACTGGCCGGGGAGGGCGTGTTCCCTCCGGGAACCGCGCTCGCGGCGGTCGTCACGGGCGGCCCTCAGGCGGCGTCGGACTCCTCCCGGTAG
- a CDS encoding anti-sigma regulatory factor, protein MSQIAGEPGNQDFVEVRLPAAGAYLSVLRTATAGLAARLDFTLDEIEDLRIAVDEACAILLQQAVPGSVLSCVFRLIEDSLEVTVSAPTTDGRAPERDTFAWTVLSALAGKVESSVADDRTVSISLYKQRGAGPGPA, encoded by the coding sequence GTGTCCCAGATCGCAGGCGAGCCCGGGAATCAGGACTTCGTAGAGGTCCGGCTGCCCGCTGCGGGTGCCTACCTGTCGGTGCTGCGTACGGCCACGGCCGGTCTCGCAGCGCGCTTGGACTTCACTCTCGACGAGATCGAGGATCTTCGCATCGCGGTCGACGAGGCCTGCGCGATCCTGCTTCAGCAGGCCGTGCCGGGCTCCGTCCTCAGCTGTGTCTTCCGGCTCATCGAGGATTCTCTCGAGGTGACCGTGTCGGCCCCGACGACGGACGGCCGGGCGCCGGAGCGAGACACCTTCGCATGGACGGTGCTCTCCGCACTGGCCGGAAAGGTCGAATCCTCGGTCGCCGACGACCGTACGGTCAGCATCAGCCTCTACAAACAGCGCGGCGCGGGACCCGGGCCGGCGTGA
- a CDS encoding Na+/H+ antiporter, translating into MDVLPLVGLVAASAAVAGAARRTPVPAPLLLVTVGLIASYLPGVPTYTLDAHVVLPLLLPPLLYTAAVDSSYLDLRANLRPVALLSIGYVLFATVAVGWLAYRLVPGLPLTAALVLGAVVAPPDAVTAAAIARRVGLPGRVTTILQGESLVNDATAITAYKVAIAAAVGEGMSWGAGIGEFFLAAVGGVVVGLALMVPLHWLRTHLRESLLQNTLSLLIPFVAYAAAERVHASGVLAVVVVALYLGHRSWQVDFATRLQEAAVWKMVAFILESAVFALIGLQLPFVLKGLGEYAVGEAVRYAVIVFLAVVVVRFIWVYPATYLPRWLSRRIREREPDTDWTGPLIVGWAGMRGVVSLAIAFSIPFVMSDGSPFPARNLVLFLTFTTVIGTLVVQGLTLPLLVRVLKLPGRDAKAETLAEAQAQSEASAAAEARLDELLADRRNQLPGPLVDRLRTVMERRRNAVWERLGAANPVTGESADDTYRRLTREMIGAEREVFVTLRDERRIDDEMLRTLLRRLDLEEAAAYREESDAA; encoded by the coding sequence ATGGACGTATTGCCGCTGGTGGGACTGGTCGCGGCCAGCGCGGCGGTGGCGGGGGCGGCCCGCCGCACCCCCGTGCCGGCCCCGCTGCTGCTCGTCACGGTGGGCCTGATCGCCTCCTACCTGCCCGGGGTGCCCACCTACACCCTGGACGCGCACGTCGTGCTGCCGCTGCTGTTGCCCCCGCTGCTCTACACGGCGGCCGTCGACAGCTCGTACCTCGATCTGCGGGCCAATCTCCGGCCGGTCGCGCTGCTCTCGATCGGCTACGTCCTGTTCGCGACCGTCGCGGTCGGCTGGCTGGCGTACCGCCTGGTGCCCGGCCTGCCGCTGACCGCCGCGCTGGTGCTCGGCGCGGTCGTCGCCCCGCCGGACGCGGTCACGGCCGCCGCGATCGCGCGCCGGGTCGGGCTGCCCGGCCGGGTCACGACGATCCTGCAGGGGGAGTCCCTGGTGAACGACGCCACGGCGATCACCGCCTACAAGGTGGCCATCGCCGCCGCCGTGGGCGAGGGCATGAGCTGGGGCGCGGGGATCGGCGAGTTCTTCCTGGCCGCCGTCGGCGGTGTGGTGGTCGGCCTGGCACTGATGGTGCCGCTGCACTGGCTCCGTACCCATCTCAGGGAATCGCTGCTGCAGAACACGCTGTCGTTGCTGATCCCCTTCGTGGCGTACGCGGCGGCCGAACGCGTGCACGCCTCCGGGGTGCTCGCCGTGGTCGTGGTGGCGCTCTACCTGGGCCACCGGTCCTGGCAGGTCGACTTCGCCACCCGGCTCCAGGAGGCGGCCGTCTGGAAGATGGTCGCGTTCATCCTGGAGTCGGCGGTCTTCGCGCTGATCGGGCTCCAGCTGCCCTTCGTGCTGAAGGGGCTCGGCGAGTACGCGGTCGGTGAGGCCGTCCGGTACGCGGTGATCGTCTTCCTCGCCGTCGTCGTGGTCCGCTTCATCTGGGTCTACCCGGCGACGTACCTGCCCCGGTGGCTGTCGAGACGGATCAGGGAACGCGAGCCCGACACCGACTGGACGGGGCCGCTGATCGTCGGCTGGGCCGGGATGCGCGGTGTCGTCTCGCTCGCCATCGCCTTCTCCATCCCGTTCGTCATGTCCGACGGGAGCCCCTTCCCGGCCCGGAACCTGGTGCTCTTCCTGACGTTCACCACGGTCATCGGCACCCTGGTCGTCCAGGGGCTCACCCTGCCGCTGCTGGTGCGGGTCCTGAAGCTCCCCGGGCGCGACGCGAAGGCGGAGACGCTGGCCGAGGCGCAGGCCCAGAGCGAGGCCTCCGCGGCCGCCGAGGCGCGGCTGGACGAACTGCTCGCCGACCGCCGCAACCAGCTGCCGGGCCCCCTCGTCGACCGGCTGCGCACCGTCATGGAACGCCGCCGCAACGCCGTGTGGGAGCGGCTGGGCGCGGCCAATCCCGTGACCGGGGAGTCGGCGGACGACACCTACCGGCGGCTGACCCGGGAGATGATCGGCGCCGAGCGCGAGGTCTTCGTGACGCTGCGGGACGAGCGGCGGATCGACGACGAGATGCTGCGGACGCTGCTCAGGCGGCTCGACCTGGAGGAGGCGGCGGCCTACCGGGAGGAGTCCGACGCCGCCTGA
- a CDS encoding RNA polymerase sigma factor SigF encodes MSNGNGDGPVRDETMRPGVVRAAGIPEQQALPHPVDGADGPSGRTVAVEQSQAERAGQMSEHGHHDPHDRSGARALFIELRALPDGSPEKAELRNRLVRMHLPLVEHLARRFRNRGEPLDDLTQVATIGLIKSVDRFDPDRGVEFSTYATPTVVGEIKRHFRDKGWAVRVPRRLQELRLSLTTATAELSQQHGRSPTVHELAERLGISEEEVLEGLESANAYSTLSLDVPDTDDESPAVADTLGSEDEALEGVEYRESLKPLLEDLPPREKRILLLRFFGNMTQSQIAQEVGISQMHVSRLLARTLAQLRERLLVEE; translated from the coding sequence GTGAGCAACGGGAACGGGGACGGTCCTGTGCGGGACGAGACGATGCGACCAGGGGTGGTGCGCGCAGCAGGCATCCCGGAGCAGCAGGCCCTGCCCCATCCGGTGGACGGGGCGGACGGGCCTTCGGGCCGTACGGTCGCGGTGGAGCAGTCGCAGGCGGAGCGGGCAGGCCAGATGAGCGAGCACGGGCACCACGATCCACACGACCGCAGCGGGGCGCGGGCGCTGTTCATCGAACTGCGCGCGCTTCCCGACGGGTCGCCCGAGAAGGCGGAGCTGCGCAATCGGCTGGTGCGGATGCATCTGCCGCTCGTGGAGCACCTGGCCCGCCGGTTCCGCAACCGCGGCGAGCCGCTGGACGACCTGACGCAGGTCGCCACCATCGGCCTGATCAAATCGGTGGACCGGTTCGACCCGGACCGCGGCGTCGAGTTCTCGACGTACGCGACCCCCACGGTCGTGGGCGAGATCAAGCGCCACTTCCGTGACAAGGGCTGGGCGGTCCGGGTGCCGCGCCGGCTCCAGGAGCTGCGGCTCTCGCTGACCACGGCCACCGCCGAGCTCTCCCAGCAGCACGGCCGCTCGCCGACGGTCCACGAGCTGGCGGAGCGGCTGGGCATCTCCGAGGAAGAGGTCCTGGAGGGCCTGGAATCGGCCAACGCGTACAGCACGCTCTCGCTGGACGTGCCGGACACGGACGACGAGTCCCCCGCGGTCGCGGACACGCTGGGCTCCGAGGACGAGGCGCTGGAGGGCGTCGAGTACCGGGAGTCGCTCAAGCCGCTGCTGGAGGACCTGCCGCCGCGCGAGAAGCGGATCCTGCTGCTGCGCTTCTTCGGCAACATGACCCAGTCGCAGATCGCGCAGGAGGTCGGCATCTCGCAGATGCACGTCTCGCGGCTGCTGGCCCGCACGCTGGCGCAGCTGCGCGAACGGCTGCTCGTCGAGGAGTAG
- a CDS encoding N-acetylmuramoyl-L-alanine amidase, which produces MSSPMSASRFLEVLMNEGLTVVQVGDWRTHNRNHKGPWGPVNGVMIHHTVTRGTEATVRVCRDGHPDLPGPLCHGVIAKDGRVHLVGYGRANHAGLGDSDVLRAVVAEKRLPGDNAADTDGNRHFYGFECENLGDGEDPWPEAQLEAVEKAAAAICRHHGWNSRSVIGHKEWQPGKVDPRGFTMDSMRARIHDRLK; this is translated from the coding sequence ATGTCCTCGCCCATGTCCGCGAGCAGGTTCCTGGAAGTCCTGATGAACGAGGGGCTCACCGTCGTCCAGGTCGGCGACTGGCGCACCCACAACCGCAACCACAAGGGCCCCTGGGGCCCGGTCAACGGCGTGATGATCCACCACACCGTCACCAGGGGCACCGAGGCCACCGTGCGCGTCTGCCGCGACGGCCACCCGGATCTGCCCGGCCCGCTGTGCCACGGCGTGATCGCCAAGGACGGCCGGGTCCACCTGGTCGGCTACGGCCGCGCCAACCACGCCGGACTCGGCGACAGCGACGTACTGCGCGCCGTTGTCGCCGAGAAGCGCCTCCCCGGCGACAACGCGGCCGACACCGACGGGAACAGGCACTTCTACGGCTTCGAGTGCGAGAACCTCGGCGACGGCGAGGACCCCTGGCCCGAGGCCCAGCTCGAAGCCGTCGAGAAGGCCGCCGCCGCGATCTGCCGCCACCACGGCTGGAACTCCCGCTCGGTGATCGGGCACAAGGAGTGGCAGCCGGGCAAGGTCGACCCGCGCGGCTTCACGATGGACTCCATGCGGGCCCGCATCCACGACCGGCTCAAATGA
- the nagB gene encoding glucosamine-6-phosphate deaminase: MEVVIVPNAKAGGELIAEAIGALLSRKPDALLGVATGSTPLPVYQALAAKVRSGAVDASRARICQLDEYVGLPAGHPESYRSVVLREVVEPLGLSEASFMGPDGSAEDVQAACLAYDKALAEAGGVDLQLLGIGTDGHIGFNEPCSSLASRTRIKTLTEQTRVDNARFFDNDISQVPHHVITQGIGTILESRHPILLATGEGKADAVAQTVEGPVAAVVPASALQLHPHATVVVDEAAASKLKLADYFRATYAAKPPWQGL, encoded by the coding sequence GTGGAAGTTGTCATCGTCCCGAACGCCAAGGCAGGCGGCGAACTCATCGCGGAGGCCATCGGCGCCCTGCTGAGCCGCAAGCCCGACGCACTTCTCGGCGTTGCCACCGGCTCGACCCCGCTGCCCGTCTACCAGGCGCTGGCGGCCAAGGTCCGCTCCGGTGCCGTCGACGCCTCGCGCGCCCGCATCTGCCAGCTCGACGAGTACGTCGGGCTGCCCGCGGGCCACCCCGAGTCCTACCGCTCGGTGGTGCTGCGCGAGGTCGTCGAACCGCTCGGCCTGTCCGAGGCGTCCTTCATGGGCCCCGACGGCAGTGCCGAGGACGTCCAGGCGGCCTGCCTGGCGTACGACAAGGCGCTCGCCGAGGCCGGCGGCGTGGACCTCCAGCTCCTCGGCATCGGCACCGACGGGCACATCGGCTTCAACGAGCCGTGCTCCTCGCTCGCCTCCCGCACCCGGATCAAGACGCTCACCGAGCAGACCCGGGTCGACAACGCGCGCTTCTTCGACAACGACATCTCGCAGGTGCCGCACCACGTGATCACCCAGGGCATCGGCACCATCCTGGAGTCCCGTCACCCGATCCTGCTCGCCACCGGCGAGGGCAAGGCGGACGCCGTGGCGCAGACGGTGGAGGGGCCGGTCGCCGCGGTCGTGCCCGCCTCGGCGCTCCAGCTGCACCCGCACGCGACGGTGGTGGTCGACGAGGCCGCCGCGTCGAAGCTGAAGCTGGCGGAC
- a CDS encoding PAS domain-containing sensor histidine kinase: protein MNDLVRQHTALSDTDLEWLHLLVSEWQLLSDLSFADLVLWVPTRDGTRYVSVAQMRPNTGPTSYQDDMVGHLVPRGRRPLLDAALDEGRIVREGDPEWREEVPVRVESIPVRREQRVLGVIARNTNLLTVRTPSRLELTYLQSASDLAQMIAAGSFPFPGQQVDMDASPRVGDGLIRLDADGVVQYASPNGLSAYHRLGLASDLVGQHLGGITAELAPSRGPVDEALVKLASGYAPREFEVECAGGVIQLRAIPLKPKGVRIGSLVLLRDVTELRRRERELITKDATIREIHHRVKNNLQTVAALLRLQARRMDSVRGREALNEAVRRVGSIAIVHETLSQNLDERVEFDEIADRVIAMVAEISPGKVTCRRTGRFGILDAEVATPLAMVLTEVLQNALEHAFTLAESGTVEVSAVRGGSSVEKRLLITVQDDGCGLPEGFDPQRAGNLGLQIVRTLVEGELGGTFGMVPAPERGTQVVLDIPVRSEK from the coding sequence ATGAACGACCTCGTCCGCCAGCACACAGCACTCAGTGACACCGACCTGGAGTGGCTGCACCTGCTGGTCTCGGAGTGGCAGCTGCTCTCCGACCTGTCCTTCGCCGACCTGGTGCTCTGGGTTCCCACCCGCGACGGCACCCGCTATGTGTCGGTGGCGCAGATGCGCCCCAACACCGGCCCCACCTCCTACCAGGACGACATGGTCGGACACCTGGTTCCGCGTGGCCGCCGCCCGCTGCTGGACGCGGCGCTGGACGAGGGCCGGATCGTGCGCGAGGGCGACCCGGAGTGGCGCGAGGAGGTGCCGGTACGGGTCGAGTCGATCCCCGTACGCAGGGAGCAGCGGGTCCTCGGCGTGATCGCCCGCAACACCAACCTGCTCACCGTCCGCACCCCGTCCAGGCTGGAGCTCACCTACCTCCAGTCGGCCTCCGACCTGGCCCAGATGATCGCCGCGGGGTCCTTCCCCTTCCCGGGCCAGCAGGTCGACATGGACGCGTCGCCGCGCGTGGGCGACGGCCTGATCAGGCTCGACGCCGACGGGGTCGTCCAGTACGCCAGCCCCAACGGCCTCTCCGCGTACCACCGCCTCGGCCTCGCCTCCGATCTGGTCGGCCAGCACCTGGGCGGCATCACCGCCGAACTCGCCCCCTCCCGGGGCCCGGTGGACGAGGCCCTGGTCAAACTGGCCAGCGGCTACGCGCCCCGCGAGTTCGAGGTCGAGTGCGCGGGCGGCGTGATCCAGCTCCGGGCGATCCCGCTCAAGCCCAAGGGCGTCCGCATCGGCTCCCTGGTCCTGCTCCGGGACGTCACCGAACTCCGTCGCCGCGAACGCGAGTTGATCACCAAGGACGCCACCATCCGGGAGATCCACCACCGGGTGAAGAACAACCTCCAGACCGTCGCCGCCCTGTTGCGGCTCCAGGCCCGGCGGATGGACTCGGTACGGGGCCGCGAGGCGCTCAACGAGGCGGTACGGCGCGTCGGTTCGATCGCCATCGTCCATGAGACGCTGTCCCAGAATCTGGACGAGCGGGTGGAGTTCGACGAGATCGCCGACCGCGTCATCGCGATGGTCGCCGAGATCTCGCCCGGCAAGGTCACCTGCCGCCGGACGGGTCGCTTCGGCATCCTGGATGCCGAAGTGGCCACCCCGCTGGCGATGGTGCTCACGGAAGTCCTGCAGAACGCCCTGGAGCACGCCTTCACGCTCGCCGAGTCCGGCACGGTGGAGGTGTCCGCGGTGCGCGGCGGTTCCTCCGTCGAGAAGCGGCTGCTGATCACGGTCCAGGACGACGGGTGCGGTCTGCCGGAGGGGTTCGACCCGCAGCGCGCCGGCAATCTGGGGCTCCAGATCGTCAGGACGCTGGTGGAGGGCGAGTTGGGCGGAACCTTCGGCATGGTCCCGGCCCCCGAGCGCGGCACCCAGGTCGTGCTCGACATACCGGTCCGTTCCGAGAAGTGA